In one Arachis duranensis cultivar V14167 chromosome 9, aradu.V14167.gnm2.J7QH, whole genome shotgun sequence genomic region, the following are encoded:
- the LOC107466522 gene encoding uncharacterized protein LOC107466522 encodes MNLEGVGDELRCRAFSVTLAGPVIRWFNGLSQASITTFGDITRAFLAQFTTCITKAKHPINLLGITQRAGEPTKKYLDRFNDECLEIDGLTDSVASLCLTNGLLNEDFRKHLTTKPVWTMQEIQNVAREYINDEEVRQVVAANKRQPTYNQPRQHGSGERLKEHSKDEVPAKNSKTFPLVAKFTNYTLLAAPIVEVYQQIADKSILSKPRPLKDRTEGNKSLYCDYHKGFGHKTQDCFDLRDALE; translated from the coding sequence ATGAACTTGGAAGGGGTCGGTGACGAACTCAGATGCCGCGCTTTTTCGGTCACCTTAGCAGGACCAGTGATACGATGGTTCAACGGCCTCTCCCAAGCCTCTATAACGACCTTCGGGGACATCACCCGAGCCTTCCTAGCCCAGTTTACTACCTGCATTACGAAGGCGAAACACCCGATCAACCTTCTCGGGATAACGCAAAGAGCCGGAGAGCCAaccaaaaaatacctggacaGGTTCAACGATGAGTGCTTGGAGATCGATGGCCTAACCGACTCGGTGGCCAGTTTATGTTTGACAAACGGGTTGCTAAATGAAGATTTCAGGAAGCATCTTACCACCAAGCCCGTGTGGACGATGCAGGAAATCCAGAACGTGGCAAGGGAATATATCAATGATGAAGAAGTCAGACAGGTCGTGGCAGCCAACAAGCGGCAGCCCACCTACAACCAACCTCGACAGCACGGCAGCGGAGAGAGGCTTAAGGAACACTCCAAGGACGAAGTCCCAGCCAAAAACTCCAAGACATTCCCTCTGGTTGCCAAGTTCACCAATTACACTCTCCTAGCTGCCCCAATTGTGGAGGTATATCAGCAAATAGCCGATAAGAGTATCCTGTCGAAGCCCCGACCTCTCAAGGACAGGACCGAGGGAAACAAGAGCCTTTATTGTGATTACCATAAAGGTTTTGGTCACAAGACCCAAGACTGTTTTGATCTCAGAGACGCCTTGGAATAG